In one Dermochelys coriacea isolate rDerCor1 chromosome 20, rDerCor1.pri.v4, whole genome shotgun sequence genomic region, the following are encoded:
- the LOC119845707 gene encoding RING finger protein 11-like, with amino-acid sequence MGSCLSSQAADDLSLLNDSGDGASLGPGDPPPPPAPPPYQEHEPIPVYHPTPSQTRLATQLTEEEQIRIAQRIGLIQHLPKGIFDPGTEPSEKKVKECVICMLDFVYGDPIRFLPCLHIYHMDCIDDWLMRSFTCPSCMEPVDAALLASYETN; translated from the exons ATGGGGAGCTGCCTCTCCTCGCAGGCGGCCGATGACCTCTCGCTGCTCAACGACTCGGGGGACGGGGCCAGCCTGGGCCCCGGGGACCCGCCGccccccccggctccgcccccCTACCAG gAACATGAGCCAATCCCAGTTTATCACCCCACGCCGAGCCAGACCCGACTTGCCACGCAGCTAACGGAAGAGGAACAGATCCGAATCGCCCAGCGGATCGGACTGATACAGCACCTGCCCAAAGGGATCTTCGATCCAGGCACGGAACCAtcggaaaaaaaagtgaaaga GTGTGTGATCTGCATGCTGGATTTTGTGTACGGAGACCCCATCCGGTTCCTGCCCTGTCTGCATATCTACCACATGGATTGCATCGACGACTGGCTGATGCGCTCCTTCACCTGTCCCTCCTGCATGGAACCGGTCGACGCTGCTCTGCTGGCCTCCTATGAGACTAATTGA